In one window of Bacteroidota bacterium DNA:
- a CDS encoding AAA family ATPase — translation MSIIIDNIQLDESNVEFNNAAEIVKHTNKLVYLTGKAGTGKTTFLKYLRETSKKNIVIVAPTGVAAINAAGQTIHSFFQIRPSIYVPNDKRLRTKPSLNDNDKSTVFDHFKYFKKKLEIIKGLELLIIDEISMVRSDLLDVIDRLLRIFRKKETEPFGGVQVVLVGDTFQLPPIAKNDEWLILSQYYKSPFFFSAKVIEQNKPVYIELKKIYRQNEKEFIELLNKVRINKVKEDDILLLNSRYTSNYEPNKKDKYIILATHNRNVETTNLTKLSELETEPNFFEATITGTFPDNSLPTDRVLQLKENAQIMFIKNDRSKRYFNGKIGTIKKIEEFTIIVEITDKNDDFKEIKVEKETWENVRYSWNDEQKKIEEEIIGTFIQFPLKLAWAITVHKSQGLTFEKVFADLSAAFAPGQVYVALSRCTTFNGLMLKSQINRTAIKTDNEVLVFAQNETPNTLIIKELNSGKADILYKSARYKIKKNEYSKAFDDLLKAYKYRNDIGTDIFKRFFVYYFSRLYYSEKGLAKQQNKAKVFIQQNNFLKKEFDNISKQKGIMEGEIEKQNSVINVLLQKTDDFDNENKRIKLELKKKGNRIKTLNDKIETLENKISKQDTEIFRLSNLKWYHKLFGN, via the coding sequence ATGTCAATAATCATAGATAATATTCAACTTGATGAAAGTAATGTTGAATTTAACAATGCAGCTGAAATTGTCAAGCATACTAATAAATTAGTATATTTGACAGGAAAAGCTGGAACAGGAAAAACAACATTTTTAAAATACCTAAGAGAAACAAGTAAAAAGAATATTGTTATTGTTGCACCAACAGGTGTGGCGGCGATAAATGCAGCTGGGCAAACGATACATTCATTTTTTCAAATTCGTCCAAGTATTTATGTTCCAAATGATAAACGACTAAGAACAAAACCAAGTTTAAATGACAATGATAAATCAACTGTATTTGACCATTTCAAATATTTCAAGAAGAAATTAGAAATAATTAAAGGTTTAGAGCTTTTAATAATAGATGAAATATCAATGGTAAGAAGTGATTTATTAGATGTTATTGACAGATTGCTTAGGATTTTTAGAAAAAAAGAAACAGAACCATTTGGCGGAGTACAAGTTGTATTAGTTGGGGATACTTTTCAATTACCTCCTATTGCAAAAAATGATGAATGGCTCATTTTATCACAATATTATAAAAGTCCATTTTTTTTTAGTGCAAAAGTAATTGAACAAAACAAACCTGTCTATATTGAACTGAAAAAAATATATCGCCAAAATGAAAAAGAGTTTATCGAATTATTGAATAAAGTTAGAATTAACAAAGTAAAAGAAGATGATATATTATTATTAAATAGCAGATATACTTCAAATTATGAACCTAATAAAAAAGATAAATATATAATTTTAGCTACGCACAATAGGAATGTAGAAACAACTAATTTAACAAAATTGTCTGAATTAGAAACTGAACCCAATTTTTTTGAAGCAACAATCACAGGAACATTTCCCGATAATTCATTACCTACTGACAGAGTATTGCAATTAAAGGAAAATGCTCAAATAATGTTCATAAAAAATGATAGAAGTAAACGTTACTTTAATGGAAAAATCGGCACAATTAAAAAAATAGAAGAATTTACAATTATTGTTGAGATTACTGATAAAAATGATGATTTCAAGGAGATAAAAGTTGAAAAAGAGACTTGGGAAAATGTAAGATATAGTTGGAATGATGAACAAAAAAAGATTGAAGAAGAAATTATTGGAACATTTATACAATTTCCATTAAAACTTGCATGGGCTATTACTGTTCATAAAAGTCAAGGACTTACATTTGAAAAAGTTTTTGCTGATCTAAGTGCTGCATTTGCCCCAGGTCAAGTTTATGTTGCATTGAGTCGTTGCACTACTTTTAATGGTTTGATGCTAAAATCACAAATTAACAGAACTGCAATTAAAACGGATAATGAAGTTTTAGTTTTCGCTCAAAATGAAACTCCAAACACTTTAATTATTAAAGAATTAAATTCGGGTAAAGCAGATATATTGTACAAAAGTGCAAGATACAAGATTAAAAAAAATGAATATTCAAAAGCGTTTGATGATTTGCTAAAAGCATATAAATATCGCAATGATATTGGAACAGATATTTTTAAACGATTTTTTGTTTATTATTTTTCAAGATTATACTATTCTGAAAAAGGGCTTGCTAAGCAACAAAATAAAGCAAAAGTTTTTATTCAACAAAACAATTTCTTAAAAAAGGAATTTGATAATATATCAAAACAAAAAGGAATAATGGAGGGAGAGATAGAAAAGCAAAACTCTGTAATAAATGTACTGCTGCAAAAGACTGATGATTTTGATAATGAAAATAAAAGGATAAAATTGGAATTAAAAAAAAAGGGAAATAGAATTAAAACTTTAAACGATAAAATAGAAACACTTGAAAATAAAATAAGCAAACAAGATACTGAAATTTTCAGATTGAGTAATTTGAAATGGTATCATAAACTATTTGGGAACTAA